The sequence below is a genomic window from Macadamia integrifolia cultivar HAES 741 chromosome 1, SCU_Mint_v3, whole genome shotgun sequence.
GTGGCACCACAAAAGCTAACGGCGTGCCCCATGCACCTCTCCCTCAGCAACATATGTATACAAGAAGCCTTGTGATCCATCTGTTCAATTTACACCCCACATGATTTGCCATGCTACGGTGGATGTAGTTGACCACCCATCTTAATCCATAACGCTCCCATAAATTAATGTAATAAAGTCTCGAGCTTTCTTGGGTGGGCACAATTGGAGTGTCACGTTGCAGGCTCCTTGGTTTCACCAGATATTGCCTATTCGTTTGTGATGTCATGTCAGTGTCCACAGGGCATCATCTTCGCCTCCTCTCCTCCATAAATACCCTTCCGAGGGCGTGTGGCATCCACAAGCCTTCTTCATCTCTCCTTATTCCATTTCCAAATCCTAATTCCCCTCTTTGCTTCCTTCTCTCAATACTCCATGGCACCCCTAGAAGTAGAAGCCAGCAACCAACCAATCCCCAAGGAAACCAAACTTGATATACCGGAAAATGATGCTGAGCAACACAGAGGTCAAGAAGTCCAAATTAACTACGCCCAAAGAGCACAATGGCTTAGAGCCGCAGTGCTTGGAGCCAGTGATGGGTTGGTCTCCACAGCATCTTTAATGATGGGAGTAGGAGCTGTAAAGCAGGATGTAAAATCCATGATTATTACTGGCTTTGCAGGGATGGTTGCCGGAGCATGTAGCATGGCGATTGGAGAGTTCGTGTCGGTGTACTCTCAGTATGACATAGAGCTTTCTCAAATGAAGAGACAGCATAAAGCTTCAGATGATGGAAAAGAAAGTCTGGATGAGAGCGAGAAAGAAGACCTTCCTAACCCGTTCAAGGCGGCT
It includes:
- the LOC122072966 gene encoding vacuolar iron transporter homolog 4-like produces the protein MAPLEVEASNQPIPKETKLDIPENDAEQHRGQEVQINYAQRAQWLRAAVLGASDGLVSTASLMMGVGAVKQDVKSMIITGFAGMVAGACSMAIGEFVSVYSQYDIELSQMKRQHKASDDGKESLDESEKEDLPNPFKAAGASALAFVVGAVVPLLSASFIQNYKVRLGVVIVMSSLALIVFGILGGLLGRASVKKSCLRVLIGGWLAMAITYGLTKLIGLAGV